From the Lactuca sativa cultivar Salinas chromosome 9, Lsat_Salinas_v11, whole genome shotgun sequence genome, the window ATAAAGAAGGTAATATTGACGGCAACAACGCCGATGATGCTTTGTTGCGATGCAAAGCTTTAGTTAATGGGTGGCGGCGAGGGAACCTTGGGCAATGACGGAGTGATGAGCCTATTGTAGAGAGAATACGGTGAGCGAGTTTGGAGAAGATTAAAACAAATGAACTGCAATAGAAATCTGTGTCAGGTGGTGGAGAAACTGCTAAAATTTCAAATATGAATGCGGTGGAAGAGTGAGAAGCTGACAACAACACTAGGTTATGCAAATTGGTGTTATGGAAGGATTTTATTGGACCGTAATAACGGTGAAGCAAACACTTAAAACATGTCTCATGGCCAAATCACGTATTCAACATTGACCACAGACTAAATAGGTGAGGCGATGGAGGGGCGAAGTGAAAAAAACGAACCAAAAAGACGAAAACTGTTGAATATTAAAATATTCTAtgacaaaaacatcaaaaatcaaaggttataataataataataataataataataataataataatagacaaaaaaagacaaaaaaaaacaaaagataaaataTATTAAATCGTTTTAAAgacaataaaataacaaaaaataaatacattGAGAAATTCTATATATCACAACAAGAGAGAGAATAAGTACAACACCTATTGTAATCAtttataaatttaataaaatatttttttaattatttgaaaCTTTCAACAAATATAGTACTTTAATATGTATTTCTTATCAAAAAAATTTTGTAAATGAAATATTAAACGATAACTAATTTTTCTTAATAATTGTTTATAACTTATAATTCATAgctaaaaagtttaatttagttACTTTTAAAGAGTTAGCTAATATTTATGTTATACATTATTTAAATGTCTTGCTTCCTAaaaaccgaattgtaaaaaccgatccaaccgaactGTAATTTGgttggatttgaatttagtttggactattcggatccatgttttgaaaccGAAATCCATTTGGATTTACTTGATTGGATCATATCAAACCGATTCATCCAAAAAAACACCCCTAATTGTACTCCAGTTTTAAGTGTAGGGTCACCTCTTCTCCTCTTCGTTTGTGTGTGAAAGAAGGAGCTGTTGCTAGCTAGCTGTAAAAGCTGACCTTTAAATTTTGAAAGGAGAGAGGGGATTGGAGGGAAATGTTCTCCTTTTTTCACACCGCCTTCAGCATTTCAATACCAATATACCATTTCCCTCCCTTAAATAtgctataattatatatatgcaATGCTATATTATTCAATTTATTCCCCTTTATTCACTTGGAAATTTAACAGGAGATTCTTGTCAACAGACAATAGGGTAATGCAGGGTCGACCTGTGGGCATGGGCAAGCTGGGCGACCGCCCCGGGCCCCCAAATGCCAAAGGGCCCCATATTACACTTGTTTTATTGGTTATATACTATCAACCCATTAATTTTAAGTCGGTTGGACTATTTTTTCACAGCCCAATACTCTAATCAGCACGTATCTAAAAGACGGAGCGGGAGGGAGCGAGACGTAGACCTGGCGTGCGTCCGACTTCCAAGGCATTGCAACTATTCAACAATCGATTTCATATGGAAAATCCAAACGACGTCTTCTCAGAAGCAACGATTATCCTTCTTTTGTTTCTTATTCACGATTTCAAGTGAATCTGATTTCTTATccttctttttattgtttttgaatTCGTCCACAACCACAACACTTTAATAGAATCTGAATTGAAATTCAGGGAATCGAACGATTACTTTAGAATCGTGAGTCTGATTGCTTCTCCGATTCTCCTTGGATTTCTTGAATTCACAGTCGCTGTCTCACTTGGATTTCTCTCTCAATCGCCTGAAGTTTGAAGTTTCAGTCTTTTAGAATGAAGGGTTAGAGAATAAATTGGTTTTTGATAATCTGATTGTGAATCTCTGTAAGTTCTAGccttcttgaaaattttaattcttttctaaaattcgattttttatgAAGTTGTGCAAGTTAGAGACAAAATCGAATTTTAATTTGGTTAAGTTAGAGACAATTCTTGAACTTCATTTGCTTACTTTGGATTTCTGAATGTTAATCTTCTTAATTTGGATTTCTCTGTCTTTCTAAACTTCAGAATTTTCTGTTGTATTGGGATAACATACATATTGTGCATGATATGGTGATGGAGGAAGACAATTCATATGTGGATAAAAGGTGGGGAGGAGAGAAATTAGAGTGATGGTAATGTTGTTTCCAAGAAAAGAGTAAAGCCCCATTTTAAAGGGGGTTAAGTCTTCTTTGGATAACTACTTTTGCTGCATAATCCCAATTTCCTTTAAAGACCTTGCTTTTAACATCATTTAGTTAgattcaacaaaaattaaaaacccaTACAACTACATAACTCTAAACCCAGAAATATGATGATCATACATATTCAAAACCATGATTTACTTTGTAATGTAAAGAAATCTTTCAAGTTGCATAAGATCAAAACTGGATAAGAACTTTGTTAACAAATACATTGCTTGATCGCTGTAAATTAACTAACACTTTATTTAACTGTATATCAATATCTAAAGAgattaataaaattttaattaataaagttactttttattaataataaattttAGGTGTTATCCTATTTTATCCAAGAAAAAATTGTATGAAGGGCCCCAACTTTTATTTTGCCCCGTGCCTCATAATGTCTTGGACCGGCCCTAGGGTAATGCTACAAAAAACAAgttaaaacaataaatattttttcTCTCTAACACTTGTAAATAGGGTTGTAAACATGATCAAGATTTAGAAAAATGGATACACTACAATATACCAAACCCACCAATGCACTCCACATGATCAACCTGTGCATTACAGACACGCACATTAATCTGTTGTTTACTCCCTCTCATTATCTttgatctttatatatatatatatatatatatatatatatatatatatatatatatatatatatatatatatatatatatatatatatatatatatatatatatatatatatatatatatatatatatatatatatatatatatatatatatatatatattaccttatagacaactttatcaaaaatcaACTTATAAATAACTTTTTATAATTGGTCCTATTATCTTTTATTTACGAGAATAGTCAACTCCCGTAGTTTTCCCGCTAAATgagaaaaattttaattttacatTATACCAGTTAAAtgagaaaaaaattatttttacatTATACCAATTAGAATTGGCCTTCTATGGTTTATGATAATAAAAGTTCaaatttgtaaaattttatttttatattatattaattagttgtgagacccgtatagtaaataagtttattaaaaaaaatatgaagatCTACACatttaaaaagtttgaatttataaaaaatgaaagaaattatattaaaatgtaatgTTCAATTTGTTATTATTAACCTTTTTTTTTAATTCGAACAAAAGAAATAATTAGATTAAATTTAAAAACTTAGAAATTAAAAGGAAAATTATACTGATTAAATTGATATGTATTTGTTAttacatttattataattattttatttaaatattatataaaatttaataaaatagaaaaaaaaatcataaaataacatgTTGAAAAGCCTTTGGATGTTGACTCTTACACTACCACCATGTGTGAACGGGGTACGGGATAGAGCGGTTTATGCGCGTATTCTCATTGAGATGTCGGCTAATGCTCTTTGGCTAAAGAAATAAAAATCAAAACGTTCACAGCTAAATGTGCAACCTCTACTTCTCTCCGAGTAGAGTATTCTTGGAATCCTAAGAGATGTGACCGttacaaaatttttggtcgtgaccAATCCTCGTGCCCCACTTATACGATTAGCTCCCCCGTCTAAGAGGCGCCCAAACTCATCCCGAGAGAAGTGGACAAAGAAGGTTTTCTAACAGTTAAAAAGAAGAGAACCAGAGCTACTCCTATCCCTAAAAAGAAGGTCCATGTTGACAACCACAAAGGAAAAGACAAGGCTCTAAAGATTGCTCAAGTCTATAAGCCAATCATTCGTGACCCAAAGAAAAAGAATGTGTCGTCGAACACGTTTGATGCTCTTTCACATCAAAGAGTTGACGATAGTGAAGATGATTCTAGTATCCCTCCTATCATCCTTTCCAAAGATTCCCTCCCAGCTTTCGATTCGGATGCCTCTCACGGTGGCCATATCTCTATTCCAGTTGATGAGGGTTATGTTTTAGATATTGTTTAGCTAGATCTTTGCTTTGGGGCATGTCCTTTTGCTTGGGCTTTTTTTTTGCTTGGACGTTTGCCCTCTTTCTttgtaatttctttttatttttaataaaatttgccAAGGGTATTCccttttatccaaaaaaaaaaaaacaataaatcaaAAAATCATACAAAATAACATGCTTCAAATGCAATGCAATGAGAATATTATATTTTGacaaaaataattttcttttattaagaGACTGAAAAATAGTTGGCCTCTTGAGGCTCGGTTTCTGATAATAAAAGTTAAACTCGTAATGGAAAATCATCCCAACACAAGACAAACTGGGTCTTGTTAATCAAATTTCACAAGAATCAAAAGGTAGGCATCTTCATGGAAAATCAGAAGCAAGATGGAAATTGAATATCTGTTGACTTTTATTATCATAATGCAGAAATAATGGGATAGAATACAAATCCAACAAAAACTATAAACCCCGAAAACAAAACAAACCGAACGTaatacaagaagaagaagaagatgtaagaaacaaataaaaaaacattgGTCTGAGTCGGAGAAATTTACCGGCGGAGGGGAGGGGAGGGGataaatgataatgataatgataaaatGAGATTGACGGCGGCTAGTATCCGTAGAGATCGTATGGAGCCCATAGGGCATCTAAGGGACAGGGGTGTTTGGAATCGAGTCTTAGCCATGGCTTCCCACTCCCACTCCAATGAAGTAAGCTGACCGGACCAGGGTGCAGGTCACGGCAGCTACCCTTGACGTTATCCCCGCCCAAGCCGTGTTGGTTCCATCCATGATCTATCGGAGCCACGTCTCCAGCAAAAACCAACAGGAACGGCGGCAACGATCCAAGCTCATATATCCGATGGTTCTTCTGGATCTCCATCCACCTCTCGATCCTTTTGGTGTAGCCGGAGTGCCTCCATTTACCCAGATCGATTACCATGACTCCCGTGTTAAAGTAACAAGGCTTCGGATTCCTGTCCTGGAAAATGCTAGAATACTGGCTGTTGGACCAGAAACCGGCGGTGAAATATTTTGTGAAGTTGGCGTGACAATATTCAGGTGCCCCGATGGTTTTCTCTCCTAAGCTTGTATTCCAAAGCTTCGACACGTCATCAACCACCACCAGATCCGAGTCCAGATAGATCACCCTCCCAACACACGCCTCCAATATATCCGCCAAGTAATTCCTCGCGTAATTTAACGGCTGCTCCAACGCCTGCCTCACCGATGTTGAGATTAATTTCCGAACAATCTCCGGCTCAAAATAGTACACCTTAAACTTCAATTCGGGGAAAGTTGACCCAACTAGGGTTTTCAGACCCGTATCCGAAACCAAAAAGTGGAAGAAAATACTCTCCGGGCATGACGAGTGTTGCAATATCGAATGAACCGCAGCAATCGAACCTCTTAAATACTCGAAATCCAGAGTAATTGCAACGTGCACCAGAGACGGATCGCATACATTCCCTGAACCTGAACCTTTCTTTGGTTCACATCCAGCGGCATTACGGAAAGTAGAAGCTCTACGAAAGGATGATACGCTGCCTGGATTATGACCACCGGGAAGACGAATGGGTCCGTCAATATGAGTATGAGAAGATCTTATGGCTTCAGCAGGATGAAAAGATTGGAGACAAGGAACTACAACAATCATGACCATTGTAGCGGATACAAAACCTGGAAATCTGATTATCCATTGCATCGTAAACCGCCCTTCTCCTGCTTTTCAATCGCAAATCAACACGGTCTGGGTCTGTCGACAAATATGAAATTGAAGCAAAAAGGAACGCTATGGTTGTTCCGTCAGAACTGAAAAGTAATTGAATTGGGAATCAGgactaatttttttataaatctcTACTTGAACCTTTACTATTAATCAGATGAAGGTGCTGCCGTGGGAACGAAGCCAAGTTCTTCTGTTACATAGAAAAGGGTAATGGAAGAAAAAGGAGAATCCATCCATGACAGAAAGAGAGGGTGACGACACTATGCGCCGACCAGTATAAGTGTCGGTGCTTTTATACACTGTTGTGCATCATCACTTTCCCCTCCTTTGTATCTTCTTCTTATCTCCTGGCCGACAAGGATTCCGTCCCCCACTCTTCGCCGGAGCAACGAAGTTGAGAATGAAggacgggagagagagagagagagagagaggagcagGGAGGAGAAGGGGTGGTTGTTGTGGCTGGGTTTTTAATTTCGGATTCTGGAGATTGTGCGGTGACATAGTATTACTTACTATGTTGTTGGAATCAAGATTTGTATACTCTCGTTTATGGAAAACTTTATATTTGTAAATTTTTTATCTCTTTTAATAtccgtctttttttttttttttttttttttttttttttacattttcatcatatttaaattatttatatatactATTAATCGAAAAAAATAGGTAAACAAAAAGCTTTATGAATTTACATTTAGGCCACTTTTTTTTCCTCCACTTACTAATTTGGCCACCGCATAGTCTTTTAACAACATtgtattttaattataatttttataCCAAATTTTACACCGCCTTAAGGTTATGCTATCTTCTGCACTGTCTTCCTTCTATCTATTGTTCATCTATTTTGCCGTAAATTCCTCGCATACGTCCATTACCACAACTACAATAAGCATATACCATTTTCTTTCACGGCTTGTggttttgattgtttcctttaacGTTTTCTACTCTTCATCGTTGACTTGTAATTGGTTTGATAAGTTCCGATTTTGATTGTTATTTACAAAGATGGAGGCGATGATGAAATTTGTTTGTGAAAACAATTTGCACCGTCAACCATGGGTGAACTTGAAGGCGGCAACTCGGAAGACATATCCGATTGGAATATGCAACCGGTGTTTGCAGCCATACCGTCTTTCATCCCCTTTTTCTAAGCCTCGTCTCATTGAAAATCACTGTTATGATTTCCGATTTTCAAATTTCTGGTGTTTCTTTATTCGTCTTTGTTTGTACTTTTGGAGCAGGGTGGTTTGATTTCCCCCTGATTTCTAGGGTACGTAGTTCTAAATTATTGGTTCTTACCAAGGGCGTCTCAACCGGTTTGGGGGCTCTAAGCGAACCAAAATTTTGGGGCCCGTTGTACTCACCTTATACTACAGTAAAAGTTGTACTACTCGTAACTTGGTAATCTTCTTGATTCTTCAACAAGGACCTAAACAAAATCAATATATTTAGTGTACACAATATTACCTTAAACTAAAATTTAGCATCTCCCAATTTATAACACCTAATTAAACAATTATGTACATTAACTTatgttcatttttttaaatatgtatttCGAGTTAGTTAGCTTTTAATCAGAATATTAGATAAAATTAACGTACCTAGGCAATAAAAGATTCAAACTTTGTTCTTAAGAATGTTTTCAATTTCACTTCATTACAtgtcaacataaatataatatttcACATTTTAAAATACATTATGTTTTCACAAAAGAACAAAGTTTGTGATTCAATTACCACATCCTTGACTGTATATGTTGGTGTTGTGAGCTCCAACTGAAATAATGTTGGTGATTTGTTgtcatcaatattatttaagtgtaatgggattactttgtGTGACCAAaggtgatcttgataaatattaaacaaataaGGAAAGTGTGGAGCACACAATTATTtaaatttgatcaagttttcaaagCACACTGTCATTTTAGGGGAGAAGCCCCTAAACAAACGGGAGTCCGGGGGCAGTGCCCCTGGCAGGATCCAAGGGGCaaagcccctggctggggtcgagCTGAGagcaaattttttttatatagggTATATTGCTATATAAAAAAATGCATCAGAAAACCGTATTTTCAGAGAATTGACCATTGTTTGACCCTTATCCAAACTTCCGTTTTATGTCAGTTTTTATAGTttatgacagttttcagacaaagatCATAAATTCGGTTTTGGTCTCATTTTCTGCTACAGACGAAATTATCATCAAAGCATTCTAAATTCTTGTCTCTCTGAGTCTTATCTGATTAAAGAatattgggagtaccacccaaatgctttaatctgaaagtgttttaCACAATTCTCAGAATTCCAAGCCTTACTGTACCCCAATTTCTAACAAATAAAACCTGAGATATAAAATTGAATGTTGAGTAAGGTTAAAGATCTTTATGTATAGTCTCTATGGAACTCATTACAATCAGTTCTAAAACACCTCTCATGAACCATCATCAACATGTAAGTGCTTTACAAATCTAGATGAGGAAATGTCAATTCCAaagttgtgacaacctgaaatttattccgtcgcagtaacccatttccgttaataaaatttatttttattgaaattttccGTTAATTTTTGGGTTAGGCAAAtcaattaatgtttttattttattttattaagtgTCTTAACGAAATAAAAACACGTGAAACACCCTCGAAttcattttgaaaagtttttagtTTACGACCAAGTCGATTTACGACTATTTattcgggtacgaccataaactctgtttaacgtcggtattgggtggatccccacctggccacaaactcaaaccctatataagggttgagtggccttCATTTGAGCCTTTTCACACCTCCttataactttctctctctacaagtcgGTTTTGGTCAAGAAACGCcccattcaagctccaaaatcgtaagtaatccttcctagcttgttgtttagcttggtATGCATGCAAATTCATGATTGAATCATTCAAAAGCCCcaaaaacttgtgtttacggttggggaacacctcccaaaaccgtaaactcccataagggggttttgaagccccaaaacccttccaaaaccctTCTAATGCTTATCTATGACTTAGAACCCCAAATCATGTCTTTATGggtgtaaacatgagtttaaggtccatgaacattcatgaaccgtaaacaccttttaaggtgtcaaaatgcccttaaacacctccaaaagcttgcataagtgcctagaaccttgtatcccttcatgtgatgcaccacATCATGAAAAAATgagccacacatgagtttacagccgtaaacccaagtgtttacggtagtaaaatCACCAAGGGTCCTTTAAGAACCATAAACTCCATTTCCAAGGTCATTTCAGTCCCGATCACTTCataagcctttgattcaaccctagaaccttcccttaTGCAATATAAGACCAttgaacacccaaaaacaccctacccatgagtttacggccgtaaactcatgggggatatggtctttgggccgtaaacacccctaagggtttacacttgaggagtaaactccttatcaaggccctacactccttagatgcaaacCGTATCATTCCTAATACTTGAAATAAAATGTTTCCACGCATTAGAGTGTATTTAGTTACTTAATTAGTGactaaataactaattagatacaattatgtatcacttcatgttacataggaccctcgcgtgtgttcaagtcctAAATTGACACCTAGAGTCATACCTGGCACATCCtcgtttggtgagttcatacccctacacatttttccgtgtttttcatgttttcagggggggatacaagcaaaagtacaagggtacttgtactcaaaaccttttatttcgtatgaaatgtttACATGTTCAGCATGCTTTTAACACAGGAAACCGTTTCACCAACCGACTATGAAAATAACTGTtgatttagttttcaaaactaaaacagAGGAACTTGTAAATCTTatcataaaatgttatattttatattttacaagggatttcatgccattcataaaacaagattttccatattattacttgtaaattcgttattcttaaaattggagacacgtccttggtaacagtCCACGggtacgagagtgtaggactacccctgtaaccagaatcccatggagggagaacgtgacttctgtgtatagatctatacgggactgactatcccgcaccttgctgctagctacagtgggaccgacaggtctacgggtgacaaagtcataaaacgATATTGGCCCCGTTACGTGCCATATCTagtttattgtatggttatggaactcgcaacttagataatggggatttacttttaagtaataatgaacctagtgaactaacctcaaagtaataactgtTTTGCTTACTAGAGAGTATCAGTGATACCCTTAGGAATTAGTTcactacctacttattagttttatatacgtgttaaaactaatgtactttatcAAGATTAACCCGACTTTCAAGGAAACTTTGCCTAACTaaacaagtatggtagatatttgtacacttcattaaggatcgataaccaacctttaacttttaaggaaaataagggtttttcctgggataacttaactttttATAAACAGGTTGTTTAACAAACGGATAACCACACTTCttgtataagaaaatatgggattttcttggataacaactttccataaaaccaaaggaaacttattCTTTTACTAGAAAcaaacagcttatgaactcactagctttatgctgatatttctaaaactgcttgtattctcaggttcacgttaGACATGTATCCCgcttacttttggagaagacggtgcatatagaagtctcgtctataCTTTTGTTCAAAttgatgtgtgtgtatatatatatatatatatatatatatatatatatatatatatatatatatatatatatatatatatatatataacatgtatttccttactttcaaacaaatgtaaatgttcttatgtaatgtaatggttgtgtttactatgcttgctatgtacattggttgtgatactttacatgacgtcctccgccccagaacgtttccgccatcggtttcggggtgtgacagattggtatcagagcccttgtttatagtgaactaagtatacgaaccttacatggtatataattataaacaataaggggccgaagtgctctgaactaaaagtatactttaaaatacaagtatttttcaaaaagtatacaagaatacctaaacGCCAGAAACCGTAACcatgagtagaacaaaacataagtaattgggtgttgggcactgcggttaaacctgggaggttatgtagtcatgtctagggtcaatatagcatgatcaactatatccattcgagacacggccaacatgtgcttggcaGTGACTGTGGTGtacagcaggcctaaaacttaccaaatatccaAACAACAAGTCAGCGTCGCAACAaaccataaaatactataggagtattttagtcagATCCGAATAagttgtagaaattcattccaagcattgctactcattctttccttagcgatagtttactttcTTTAGTAACTTTTTCCTGTCATATCGCTTAGTAGAGCACTCTATCtgccataatgagatatctcttgtttcatatctcttgattctatCCAGAGGACTTACCACCCTCTCTTTCCTGataattttagatcaagatgcctccaaagaatagacccaactcaaagaacaacaatcctcctccgccaccacctccctctccatttgatcccgccatgttccaagcagccgtTACTGTTGCTGTGGCTGCTGCtatgtcacaaatgaaccccgTCGGTCCTGGCgggccaggaggtggtactcaaccccaaaaccaagaaggtggtcagggacaccagaaggagtgttcctataaagacttcatgaacgcaaagcCTACATCCTTTGACGGTACTGGAGGTGTTATTGCCCTGACTCAATGGATCGAGAAAATTGAGTCCATTTTCGAAATCTGTTCCCTTTCCGAGGTCAACAAAGTAAAATTCGCCGCTTGCACCTTCGCCAACAGGGCactgacctggtggaatggtcgggtcaaatccctaactctaccagtggcaaatgctatgggttgggagagcttgaaggagcTTATGCTTGCCGAGTACTGCCCATAGAGCgaaatgcagaaactagagcacgaactctggaacctaaagatgaagggttccgatgttgccacctacacttctaggtttgaagacctagcgctcctttgtccgggaatggtcaccccgaaaagcaaaaagattgaaagattcatttgggggctgacccagccaaccaaaggaatTGTCTTGGCTGCTAGGCCAAACACATTCGACAACGCAAAGTGCCTGGCGCAGACTTTGATCGATCATGGAGTCGATCTTGATGAAGTGACCACCACCCCTGAACTAGCTAaagggagtggtgagaaaagaaaattatgGAAACAGAAGAAGGGTCAGTCTTCACAAGAGCCTTCAAGGAAttagcaaacagtagcagtccacgctgctactacccctgccGCTACTCCTGccactcaagcacctaccagtagatatgttggtacccttcctcggtgcgacaagtgcaactaccatcatctcaCTTCCGGCCCATGCCATGAACTGTCATGCTCCAACTGTGGTAAAAAAGAGGCATACGATTCGATTTTGCAAGAcaccagcccaacc encodes:
- the LOC111889712 gene encoding probable galacturonosyltransferase-like 7 produces the protein MQWIIRFPGFVSATMVMIVVVPCLQSFHPAEAIRSSHTHIDGPIRLPGGHNPGSVSSFRRASTFRNAAGCEPKKGSGSGNVCDPSLVHVAITLDFEYLRGSIAAVHSILQHSSCPESIFFHFLVSDTGLKTLVGSTFPELKFKVYYFEPEIVRKLISTSVRQALEQPLNYARNYLADILEACVGRVIYLDSDLVVVDDVSKLWNTSLGEKTIGAPEYCHANFTKYFTAGFWSNSQYSSIFQDRNPKPCYFNTGVMVIDLGKWRHSGYTKRIERWMEIQKNHRIYELGSLPPFLLVFAGDVAPIDHGWNQHGLGGDNVKGSCRDLHPGPVSLLHWSGSGKPWLRLDSKHPCPLDALWAPYDLYGY